Proteins encoded by one window of Planktothrix tepida PCC 9214:
- a CDS encoding XdhC family protein, with protein MTSFDAAFPYLLTSEHPIPVSDQIFIETLEPPPTLLIIGAGHIGEKLAKIADFMGFQIVIQDSRPEFTSPERFPPNSLIFNQSIATVLQQLTSPKNLYIALVTRGYEYDIEALKSILNINLPYQYIGMIGSQKRIQVVYKALQNCGIYSHQLQPIHSPIGLDIGALTPEEIAISIAAELIQVYRSKR; from the coding sequence GTGACTTCTTTTGATGCTGCTTTCCCCTATTTACTCACATCTGAACATCCTATCCCCGTCTCGGATCAAATTTTTATAGAAACCTTAGAACCCCCTCCTACCTTACTCATTATTGGAGCAGGTCATATCGGAGAAAAGTTAGCTAAAATTGCTGATTTTATGGGCTTTCAAATCGTGATCCAAGATTCTCGTCCTGAATTTACCTCTCCTGAACGATTTCCCCCCAATTCCTTGATTTTTAATCAAAGTATTGCAACCGTTTTACAACAATTAACGTCCCCAAAAAACTTATATATTGCTTTAGTAACAAGAGGTTATGAATATGATATTGAAGCTTTAAAAAGTATTTTAAATATTAATTTACCGTATCAATATATTGGCATGATTGGCAGCCAAAAACGAATCCAAGTTGTTTATAAAGCTTTACAGAATTGTGGGATTTATTCTCATCAACTTCAGCCAATTCATTCTCCTATTGGATTAGATATTGGTGCTTTAACCCCTGAAGAAATTGCGATTAGTATTGCTGCGGAATTAATTCAAGTTTACCGATCTAAACGTTAA
- a CDS encoding YlqD family protein, producing MDNLRQLLLKRPINVKAVVTPRWKEEAQQQLQVQINQIDSQLQQLEMQGQRMIAEIKRQSLQPLGPDALQQVEEIQVQVNERKSQLLDQKNQNLQQLQQVQTLELEQEVSQGQIESIFTVVEGDNLITKMQVEILLRDGLIEEIRGDI from the coding sequence ATGGACAATCTCAGACAATTACTGTTAAAACGACCGATCAACGTGAAAGCGGTGGTCACACCCCGTTGGAAGGAAGAAGCTCAACAGCAACTTCAAGTCCAAATTAATCAAATTGATAGTCAGTTGCAACAGTTAGAAATGCAAGGACAACGGATGATTGCAGAAATTAAACGCCAAAGTCTGCAACCCCTTGGCCCCGATGCCCTGCAACAAGTAGAAGAGATACAAGTTCAGGTGAATGAACGTAAAAGTCAACTCTTAGATCAGAAAAATCAAAACTTGCAACAACTCCAACAAGTTCAAACGTTGGAACTCGAACAAGAAGTGAGTCAAGGACAAATTGAAAGCATCTTTACCGTTGTAGAAGGCGACAATTTGATCACTAAAATGCAAGTCGAAATTCTCTTACGAGATGGTCTCATTGAAGAAATTCGCGGAGACATTTAA
- the tnpA gene encoding IS200/IS605 family transposase, whose translation MAFWRTYYHLVWATKNRQPLITADRESELYGYIIGKADYLGCIVHAIGGVEDHIHLVVSIPPKLSVSEFVKKIKGSSAYHLNHTLSTSGLGFSWQHGYGVLTLGGKQLEDAKAYVNNQKQHHCYGTTILGLEPDYQDKD comes from the coding sequence ATGGCGTTTTGGCGTACCTATTATCACTTAGTTTGGGCAACAAAAAATCGACAACCTTTGATAACGGCTGATCGAGAATCAGAGCTTTATGGTTATATTATTGGTAAAGCCGATTATTTAGGATGTATTGTTCATGCAATTGGGGGTGTGGAAGATCACATTCATCTTGTGGTTTCTATTCCTCCAAAATTATCGGTTTCTGAATTTGTCAAAAAAATTAAAGGGAGTAGTGCTTATCATTTGAATCATACGCTTTCAACTTCGGGGTTAGGGTTTAGTTGGCAACATGGGTATGGGGTTTTAACATTAGGAGGGAAACAATTGGAAGATGCTAAAGCTTATGTGAATAATCAAAAACAACATCATTGTTATGGGACTACAATTTTGGGTTTAGAACCAGATTATCAAGATAAGGATTAG